In Ananas comosus cultivar F153 linkage group 10, ASM154086v1, whole genome shotgun sequence, the following proteins share a genomic window:
- the LOC109716842 gene encoding uncharacterized protein LOC109716842 produces the protein MATSDACATIQHVSRASSEELLRKFADPDAGERKSGSEFDRAVASLRGDLRALLRAAPAVAALHRKRSSRRVASGLSARPDALPSAKRRRSCGGAEWRAGLLLPTSSRKQAPLLRRIGILRSDDAVGIGLLLAALEKTWRKTVAGASKMFVEKHCSNHVRLISDMV, from the exons ATGGCGACAAGCGACGCGTGCGCGACGATCCAGCACGTGAGCAGGGCGTCGTCGGAGGAGCTCCTCCGCAAGTTCGCGGATCCCGACGCCGGCGAGCGCAAATCCGGATCCGAATTCGACCGAGCCGTCGCCTCGCTCCGCGGCGACCTCCGCGCCCTCCTCCGCGCCGCCCCCGCCGTGGCCGCGCTCCACCGCAAGCGCTCGTCGCGGCGCGTCGCCTCGGGCCTCTCCGCGCGCCCCGACGCTCTCCCGTCGGCGAAGCGGCGCAGAAGCTGCGGCGGCGCCGAGTGGAGGGCCGGGCTCCTCCTCCCCACCTCCTCGCGGAAACAGGCGCCGCTTCTCCGTCGGATCGGGATCCTGCGGTCCGACGATGCCGTCGGGATCGGGCTTCTCCTCGCGGCTCTCGAAAAG ACGTGGCGGAAAACGGTAGCAGGTGCATCGAAGATGTTTGTGGAGAAGCATTGCAGTAACCATGTCCGGCTTATAAGTGACATGGTCTAA